The proteins below are encoded in one region of Thunnus maccoyii chromosome 24, fThuMac1.1, whole genome shotgun sequence:
- the LOC121891866 gene encoding growth/differentiation factor 8-like codes for MLLLIGLIVFVSAGFSMEMNQTSKLLTESGEQCSACDFREHSKQMRLHSIKSQILSILRLEQAPNISRDMIRQLLPKAPPLTQLLDQYDPRVEDEDHATTETIITMATKPNPVAQEAPGSSFCLFSLSPKIQPKNILSAQLWVHLRPADMVTTVFLQISRLKPGKEGNNTRVRVRSLKIDTDAGAGSWQSIDIKSLLQAWLRQPETNYGIEINAFDSRGEDLAVTSAEPGEEGLQPFIEVKILDSPKRSRRDSGLNCDEESVETRCCRYPLTVDFEEFGWDWIIAPKRYRANYCSGECEFMHLQQYPHAHLVNKANPRGTAGPCCTPTKMSPINMLYFNRKEQIIYGKIPSMVVDHCGCS; via the exons ATGCTGCTCTTGATCGGCCTGATCGTCTTCGTCTCTGCGGGCTTCTCCATGGAGATGAACCAGACCTCCAAGCTGCTGACGGAGAGCGGAGAGCAGTGCTCGGCCTGCGACTTCCGGGAGCACAGCAAACAGATGAGGCTCCACAGCATCAAGTCCCAGATCCTCAGCATCCTGCGGCTCGAACAGGCGCCCAACATCAGCCGGGACATGATCCGCCAGCTGCTCCCCAAAGCGCCTCCTCTGACGCAGCTTCTGGACCAGTACGACCCGCGGGTGGAGGACGAGGACCACGCCACGACGGAGACCATCATCACCATGGCCACCAAGC CCAACCCGGTCGCCCAGGAAGCCCCTGGGTCCTCCTTCTGTCTGTTCAGCCTCAGTCCAAAGATCCAGCCTAAGAACATCCTGAGCGCTCAGCTGTGGGTTCACCTGCGGCCGGCCGACATGGTCACCACAGTCTTCTTGCAGATCTCCCGCCTCAAACCGGGTAAGGAGGGAAACAACACCCGTGTCAGAGTCCGCTCACTGAAGATCGACACTGACGCCGGCGCCGGCTCCTGGCAGAGCATCGACATCAAGTCTCTGCTGCAGGCCTGGCTGAGACAACCGGAGACCAACTACGGGATCGAGATCAACGCCTTCGACTCCAGAGGAGAAGATCTGGCTGTGACCTCAGCAGAGCCTGGAGAGGAAGGACTG CAACCATTCATTGAAGTGAAGATCCTTGACAGTCCGAAGAGATCCCGCCGTGACTCGGGCCTCAACTGCGACGAGGAATCTGTGGAAACGCGCTGCTGCCGCTACCCGCTCACCGTCGACTTTGAGGAGTTCGGCTGGGACTGGATCATCGCACCCAAACGCTACCGAGCCAACTACTGCTCAGGGGAGTGTGAGTTCATGCACCTGCAGCAGTACCCTCATGCACACCTGGTGAACAAGGCCAACCCACGGGGTACCGCAGGGCCCTGCTGCACGCCCACCAAGATGTCGCCCATCAACATGCTATACTTCAACAGAAAGGAGCAGATCATCTACGGAAAGATCCCGTCCATGGTGGTCGACCACTGCGGCTGCTCGTGA